The region GCTGGTGGGGCATCTCCCCCGCCATCATCATCCTGATCTTCCCGCTCGGCTTCAGGCTGACCTGCTACTACTACCGCAAGGCCTACTACCGCGGCTTCTGGCTGTCGCCCCCGGCCTGCGCGGTGGCGGAACCGCACAAGAAGTACACCGGCGAGACCCGCTTCCCGCTCATCCTGCAGAACATCCACCGGTACTTCTTCTACGCCGCGATCGTCGTCGCCGGGATCCTGACCTACGACACCGTGCTCTCCTTCCGCGACGAGCACTACCGCTGGGGCCACATGGGCCTGGGCACCCTGGTCTTCCTGCTCAACATCACGCTGATCTGGGCGTACACCCTGTCCTGCCACTCCTGCCGGCACATCGTCGGCGGCAAGCTCAAGCACTTCTCCAAACATCCCGTGCGGTACCGGATGTGGCAGTGGGTCGGGAAGCTGAACGCCCGTCACATGCTGCTCGCGTGGGCGTCGCTGATCAGCGTGGCGCTCGCCGACTTCTACGTGTATCTGCTCGCGTCCGGCGCCTTCGACGATCCGCGCTTCTTCTAGATGAGTGGGGCCTTCTGATGTCCGTGGTCGACCGGCAGGAGTGGGACGTCGTCGTGGTCGGTGCCGGGGGCGCCGGACTGCGCGCCGCCATCGAGGCGCGCGAACGAGGCGCCCGTACGGCCGTGATCTGCAAGTCGCTGTTCGGCAAGGCGCACACGGTGATGGCCGAAGGCGGCATCGCGGCGGCCATGGCCAACGCCAACGAGCACGACAACTGGCAGGTCCATTTTCGCGACACCATGCGGGGCGGCAAGTTCCTCAACCAGTGGCGGATGGCCGAACTGCACGCGCAGGAGGCCCCGGACCGGGTGTGGGAGCTGGAGACCTGGGGCGCCCTCTTCGACCGTACGAAGGACGGGCGGATCTCGCAGCGCAACTTCGGCGGCCACGAGTACCCACGGCTCGCACACGTCGGCGACCGGACCGGGCTCGAGCTCATCCGGACTCTCCAGCAGAAGATCGTGTCGCTCCAGCAGGAGGACATGAAGGAGACGGGCGAGTACGAGAGCCGGCTGAAGGTGTATCAGGAGTGCACCGTCACAAGGGTGCTGAAGGACGGCAGTCGCGTCTCCGGGGCGTTCTGCTACGAGCGCGAGTCCGGGCGCTTCTTCGTGCTCGAAGCTCCCTCCGTCGTCATCGCCACCGGCGGTATCGGCAAGTCGTTCAAGGTGACGTCGAACTCGTGGGAGTACACGGGCGACGGACACGCCCTCGCGCTGCTCGCCGGAGCGCCGCTGCTCAACATGGAATTCGTGCAGTTCCATCCGACGGGCATGGTCTGGCCACCGTCGGTGAAGGGGATCCTGGTCACCGAGTCGGTGCGCGGGGACGGCGGGGTGCTCAGGAACTCCGAGGGCAAGCGGTTCATGTTCGAGTACATCCCGGACGTCTTCAAGGAGAAGTACGCGCAGTCCGAGGAGGAGGGCGACCGCTGGTACGAGGACCCGGACCACAACCGGCGTCCCCCGGAGCTGCTGCCGCGTGACGAGGTCGCCCGCGCCATCAACTCCGAGGTGAAGGCGGGTCGCGGGTCACCGCACGGCGGGGTCTTCCTCGATGTGTCGACCCGGATGCCCGCCGAGGTGATCAGGCGCCGGCTGCCCTCCATGTACCACCAGTTCAAGGAGCTCGCGGACGTCGACATCACGGCGGAGGCGATGGAGGTCGGGCCCACCTGTCACTACGTGATGGGCGGCATCGCGGTCGAGTCGGACTCGGCCGCCGCGCGCGGCGTACCGGGGCTGTTCGCCGCCGGTGAGGTCGCGGGCGGCATGCACGGTTCCAACCGGCTCGGCGGCAACTCCCTCTCCGACCTGCTGGTCTTCGGGCGACGGGCGGGACTGCACGCCGCCGAGTACGCCGCCGACCTGGCCGGGGACCGCCCGCCCGTGGACGACATCCAGATCGACACGGCGGCGGCCGAGGCCCTGCGGCCCTTCTCGGCCGAGGGTCCGGAGCCCGGTACGGAGAGCGGACGCCCGCCCGAGAACCCCTACACCCTCCACCAGGAACTCCAGCAGACCATGAACGACCTGGTCGGCATCATCCGCCGCGAGGCCGAGATGGAACAGGCCCTGGAGAAACTCGCGGAGCTGCGGGTACGGGCACGGCGGGCCGGAGTCGAGGGCCACCGGCAGTTCAACCCCGGCTGGCACCTCGCCCTCGACCTGCGCAACATGCTCCTGGTCAGCGAGTGCGTGGCCCGCGCCGCCCTGGAGCGCACGGAGTCACGCGGCGGCCACACCCGCGAGGACCATCCGACGATGGAGCGGACCTGGCGTCGCGTCAACCTCCTGTGTCAACTCACGGATCCCACGGGCGGGTTGGCGGCCACCGACCCGGTGCACGGCCAGATCGACCTCAGCCGCGAGAGCACCGAACCCATTCGTCCCGACCTGCTCGCCCTCTTCGAGAAGGAGGAGCTGGTCAAGTACCTCGCCGAAGAGGAGCTCTACGAGTGAGCAGCTACGAGGCCCGCTTCAAGGTGTGGCGCGGGGATGCGAAGGGCGGCGGCCTGGAGGACTTCGCGGTCGAGGTCAACGACGGTGAGGTGGTGCTGGACATCATCCACCGGCTCCAGGCGACCCAGGCCCCGGACCTGGCCGTCCGCTGGAACTGCAAGGCGGGCAAGTGCGGTTCGTGCTCGGCGGAGATCAACGGGCGCCCCCGGCTGATGTGCATGACGCGCATGTCGGTGTTCACGCGGGAGGAGACGATCACCGTCACACCGCTGCGCGCCTTCCCGGTCGTAAGGGATCTCGTCACGGACGTCGGCTTCAACTACGCGAAGGCGCGGCAGGTCCCCGCGTTCGTCCCCCCGGCCGGTCTCGGCCCCGGCGAGTACCGCATGCAGCAGGAGGACGTGGACCGCTCGCAGGAGTTCCGCAAGTGCATCGAGTGCTTCCTGTGCCAGGACACCTGCCATGTCGTGCGCGATCACGAGGAGAACAAAGCGGCGTTCGCGGGCCCGCGCTTCCTGATGCGCGTCGCCGAACTGGACATGCACCCGCTGGACTCGGCCGCCGACACCGGCCTGGACCGCAAGCGCACCGCCCAGGACGAACACGGCCTCGGCTACTGCAACATCACCAAGTGCTGCACGGAGGTCTGCCCCGAGGGCATCAAGATCACGGACAACGCCCTGATCCCCCTGAAGGAACGGGCGGTCGACCGCAAGTACGACCCGCTGGTGTGGCTGGGGTCGAAGATCAGGAGGCGGGATTCGTCGTCGTAGGAGCGGTGGGGCCGCGGCGGCGGTCTCGGGTCGCCCGGTACATCAGGGCGGCCCCGGTGATCAGGCCCGCGCCGCTCACGACGGCGACGGCGAACTGGAGGAAGCCGGGGCCTGGGAAGGCCAGACTCAGCGACTCGAGGGCGAGAGCCGCCGTCAGCACCAGCGCGCCCTGGCCCCACAGGCGGCGCCGGACGACGGGGCGACGCTCCCAGCCCGGCACCCGGCCGCCGCGCACGGCGACGATCCCGACGGCCGCCGCGAGTCCGAGGACCACGCCCTCGCCGAGGCCTGCGGCGAAGAGCCAGGGCCCTGTCATCGGCGTTCGGGGGCGTCGGCGCGACCGGGACTCCGGGAGGCTATCTGGAGCACGAGCCCCGCGATGAACAGGGCCATACCGGTCATCGCGAAGGGCGCCATGCCGAGGTCGGGCCCTCGGAACGGGCCGATGAACAAGTACAGGGACATCCCGACGGCCCCCACCACCGAGCCGTACCCCCACAGCTTCGGCCGGAAGACACGGGGGCGCAGCCAGGGCGGCACCCAGCCCGTGACGATCCCGGCGATCCCCATCAGCGCCGCGCCGGTCATGGCCAGCGCGGCGAAGGCCACCAGATACAGGTGCACGGGCTTCCCCCTCCCCCAGAGCGCGCCGAACCGGCGCGCGCCCTCAGATCATGGCACGGGGTTCTCCAGCAGCGTGAGGGTCTGCCCGATGCTGTGTTCCGCGATCGCCCGCATGAACTCCGGATCCGGGAAGTCGCCGTCGAGGAGCCGGAGCGGGCCCGCGACCAGTGAGAGGTGCATGGCCAGGCGGTAGAGGCGCAGCCGGTCCTCGTCGAGGCCGTCGGCGCGCAGTGCTGCGTAGGCGTCGTAGCCGTGGTGGAAGCGCTGTCGCAGGAAGACGTGCTCCCACTCGGCGTCGAAGTAGAGCAGGCCCTCGATGTCGATGAGGACGGGGTGGCCGTGCTCGTCCACGAGCACGTGGTCCGGGCCGAGTTCGCCATGGACCAGGCCGACGCGGCTGCGCGGGCGGACCCTCTCGGCGAGGGTGTGCAGACGGTCGTGCAGGGCCTCGCGTACGGCGGCGATCCGGGGGTCGCGTGCGCTGGCCTCCGCCAGGTCGGCCAGCGCCCGTTCGAGGACGACCTGCTCGCACGAACCGCCGTGCGCGCTGCCGCCGTTGTCGACGACGGCGACCTTTCCGTGGCGTGGTGCGGGGTGGGCGTGCAGGGTGCGCAGGGCCTCGGCCAGTTCCCGCAGGGGCCCCGCGGCGGCCTCGGGGTCGCGGTGCAGCAGGTCCTCCAGGCTGCCGCCGCGTATGTCCTCCACCACGGCAACGTCCGAGGGCACGCGCGTGTGTGTGCGGTCGGCGAACAGCAGGCGGGGGGTGCGGATGCCGAGGGCGGTGAGTCTGTCGTACGCGGCGGTGAAGAGGTCGAGCCCGGAGGCGTGCGAGAAGGAGTCTCGGGGGTCCGCCGGCTCCGCGTCCCAGTAGTCCTCGGCCGGGTCCCAGACATAGGCGACCGCGCTGGAGCCGTCGTCGAGGAGGAGCCGGTAGACACCCTTCTTGCTGCCGCCGCGCAGACGGGTGACAGCGGTGAGCGTCCGGGCCGGGCCGAGGGCGGCACGGGCGAGGGGCGCCAGCTCGTCCCTCGTGAGCGGTCTGCGGGTGACCGTCACCGGACCCAGCCTTCCTCGTACGCCGTCCAGTCCTTCTCCCGGGCGGCGAAGTCCACGTACAGGGCGACGCCGAAGTGTTCCCGGGTGCGGTCGGTGCGGGAGAGACCGAGGCGGGCGCCGCGGACGGCCGCCGCGACCGTCTCGGCGGAGCCGTGGTGGTCCATGTTGTCCTCGTAGTAGAAGGGCAGCCCCATCAGCAGGTCGGTCGATTTCGGGGTGACTTCGAGAGCAAGGGAGGTCTGCTCGGCGACGTAACCCCCGTACAGGCTCTCCAGCGGAAGCGCCGTGTCGTACGACATCACGGCGATCTGGTCGACCCGGCGGGCGACCTGCCCGAAGAACGACTGGGACCACCACTTGGGGTGTGCCGTGAAGGCGCCCGCGACGGAGTGGAGGTTCGGGAGCGGGTCGATCTGGTGGGCGGCGACGGAGAGCTGGGCGTCGTGGGCCCGGGTGACGCGGCGCAGATCATCGAGCAGGGAAAGGTAGTTCGAGTCGCCGGAGTGCAGGGGCTCCAGGTCGAAGTGGGCGCCCTCGAAACCGGCGTCGAGGATCTGTCCGGCGGAGCGGACGACGGCGGCCCGGGTGGCCGCCCGTTCCAGGCGCATCCCGACCTCCCCCTCGGTGGCGAGCACGTCGCCGAGCCAGGCCTGGACGCGGACGCCGGGCAGTTCGCGGTGCACGGCCTCGACCAGCCAACGCGCCTTCGGGTACGCCGACTCGGGCAGGGTCCCGTCGTGCTCCAGCGGTCCCGCGTGCACGTACAGATCCCGGATCCCGGTCGTCCGCAGCCGCTCCGCGAGCGCCTTGACGTCCGCGTCCTTCTTCCGGCCGTCCACCCAGGCGTGGCCCATCCAGAGGGCGTCACGGTTCCTGGTCCAGGTACCGGAGCCCGGGTCTCCGGCGTAGTTGACCCGCAGGGCGGTGCCCACGGCGAGCAGGGAGAGCACCGACACCAGAACGAGCGCGAGCGCGACCCGTTTGGGCCAGCGGAGGCGGGGGTGCCGCCAGCCCCGGCCCACCGTTCGAAGCCAGGCGGGGACACGGCTCGGGGAGGTACGGCCCCCGTCGTCCTCCGGCCCGCCCGCTCCCCTCTCTGTCCCCGCCCCGGTGTCCGTCCCCGCCCCGGCCGGTGTCGCCGTCGTCTCCTCCACCGGCTCCACCCCGGTCCCCGTGTGCTGCTTGTCCATCCCCCGTGCCCCCTCCGTACGCCCCCGTATCTCCCGTACCTTAAGCGGCACCGCCTCGGCGCACCCCCGGTCGCGCCCCGGCGCAAGCGGTCATACGCTCCCAAATGTGACGTCGCCCCTGAGCCGAAGCCGGTCGCGCCGAGCCACGTCCCACATAGCCGTACGGGTGGCGCATGCCGTGCTCGGGGGGCTGCTGGCGGTGGGGTGGCTGCTGCTGCCCGTCGCACGGGCGGGTGCCGACGAGGTGCGGGCCGCGCCCGGGCGGGGCGGGACGAGCACCGCCGATCTCGTGCTGCCCCTCGTCGCGGTGGTCGCCGCGGGGGCGCTGGCGGCGTACTCGTACGCGCGGCGGACA is a window of Streptomyces mirabilis DNA encoding:
- a CDS encoding fumarate reductase/succinate dehydrogenase flavoprotein subunit produces the protein MSVVDRQEWDVVVVGAGGAGLRAAIEARERGARTAVICKSLFGKAHTVMAEGGIAAAMANANEHDNWQVHFRDTMRGGKFLNQWRMAELHAQEAPDRVWELETWGALFDRTKDGRISQRNFGGHEYPRLAHVGDRTGLELIRTLQQKIVSLQQEDMKETGEYESRLKVYQECTVTRVLKDGSRVSGAFCYERESGRFFVLEAPSVVIATGGIGKSFKVTSNSWEYTGDGHALALLAGAPLLNMEFVQFHPTGMVWPPSVKGILVTESVRGDGGVLRNSEGKRFMFEYIPDVFKEKYAQSEEEGDRWYEDPDHNRRPPELLPRDEVARAINSEVKAGRGSPHGGVFLDVSTRMPAEVIRRRLPSMYHQFKELADVDITAEAMEVGPTCHYVMGGIAVESDSAAARGVPGLFAAGEVAGGMHGSNRLGGNSLSDLLVFGRRAGLHAAEYAADLAGDRPPVDDIQIDTAAAEALRPFSAEGPEPGTESGRPPENPYTLHQELQQTMNDLVGIIRREAEMEQALEKLAELRVRARRAGVEGHRQFNPGWHLALDLRNMLLVSECVARAALERTESRGGHTREDHPTMERTWRRVNLLCQLTDPTGGLAATDPVHGQIDLSRESTEPIRPDLLALFEKEELVKYLAEEELYE
- a CDS encoding succinate dehydrogenase/fumarate reductase iron-sulfur subunit, coding for MSSYEARFKVWRGDAKGGGLEDFAVEVNDGEVVLDIIHRLQATQAPDLAVRWNCKAGKCGSCSAEINGRPRLMCMTRMSVFTREETITVTPLRAFPVVRDLVTDVGFNYAKARQVPAFVPPAGLGPGEYRMQQEDVDRSQEFRKCIECFLCQDTCHVVRDHEENKAAFAGPRFLMRVAELDMHPLDSAADTGLDRKRTAQDEHGLGYCNITKCCTEVCPEGIKITDNALIPLKERAVDRKYDPLVWLGSKIRRRDSSS
- a CDS encoding phosphotransferase family protein translates to MTVTRRPLTRDELAPLARAALGPARTLTAVTRLRGGSKKGVYRLLLDDGSSAVAYVWDPAEDYWDAEPADPRDSFSHASGLDLFTAAYDRLTALGIRTPRLLFADRTHTRVPSDVAVVEDIRGGSLEDLLHRDPEAAAGPLRELAEALRTLHAHPAPRHGKVAVVDNGGSAHGGSCEQVVLERALADLAEASARDPRIAAVREALHDRLHTLAERVRPRSRVGLVHGELGPDHVLVDEHGHPVLIDIEGLLYFDAEWEHVFLRQRFHHGYDAYAALRADGLDEDRLRLYRLAMHLSLVAGPLRLLDGDFPDPEFMRAIAEHSIGQTLTLLENPVP
- a CDS encoding glycoside hydrolase family 18 protein is translated as MDKQHTGTGVEPVEETTATPAGAGTDTGAGTERGAGGPEDDGGRTSPSRVPAWLRTVGRGWRHPRLRWPKRVALALVLVSVLSLLAVGTALRVNYAGDPGSGTWTRNRDALWMGHAWVDGRKKDADVKALAERLRTTGIRDLYVHAGPLEHDGTLPESAYPKARWLVEAVHRELPGVRVQAWLGDVLATEGEVGMRLERAATRAAVVRSAGQILDAGFEGAHFDLEPLHSGDSNYLSLLDDLRRVTRAHDAQLSVAAHQIDPLPNLHSVAGAFTAHPKWWSQSFFGQVARRVDQIAVMSYDTALPLESLYGGYVAEQTSLALEVTPKSTDLLMGLPFYYEDNMDHHGSAETVAAAVRGARLGLSRTDRTREHFGVALYVDFAAREKDWTAYEEGWVR